The Oncorhynchus gorbuscha isolate QuinsamMale2020 ecotype Even-year linkage group LG04, OgorEven_v1.0, whole genome shotgun sequence genome includes the window acccctgaccctgtgACATCTGACCCGGAAGACCAACTGCCCACCTTTGACCCAGAGGAGGGCAGCACAGATGAGACAGAGGGCAGCACTACAGAGGGCAGTATGAAACACCCCACTTCAGGACAAGATGATGAAGGGGAGCTGTTTGATGCCAACCTTAAACCTAGCTTTAACCTCCGCCCCAGTCCAACTCCTCGCCCCAGTCCAACTCCTCGCCCCAGTCCAAGTGATAGACCTGATTCACCAGAGGAAGATGAAATGATCCTGGATACCGAAAGCCCCACAGCAGAGTTTGTCCCCACAGCAGAGTTTGTCCCCACAGTAGAGTTTGTCCCCACAGCAGAGTTTGTCCCCACAGCAGAGTTTGTCCCCACAGCAAAGATTGTCCCCACTGCAGAGTTTGTCCCCACAGTAGAGTTTGTCCCCACAGCAGAGTTTGTCCCCACTGCAGAGTTTGTCCCCACTGCAGAGTTTGTCCCCACAGCAGAGTTTGTCCCCACAGCAGAGTTTGTCCCCACAGCAGAGTTTAACCCCACAGCAGAGTTTGTCCCCACAGTAGAGTTTGTCCCCACAGCAGAGTTTGTCCCCACAGCAGAGTTTGTCCCCACAGCAGAGTTTGTCCCCACAGCAGAGTTTAACCCCACCACTGATTTTTTGATTGATTTGGAAGATGTTAACGCAATCCTTGAtgctaaccccagccccagtccttATCCAACTCATGAtgctaaccccagccccagtccttATCCAACTCATGAtgctaaccccagccccagtccttATCCAACTCATGAtgctaaccccagccccagtccttATCCAACTCATGATGCTAACCCCAGACCCAGTCCTTATCCAACTCATGAtgctaaccccagccccagtccttATCCAACTCATGAtgctaaccccagccccagtccttATCCAACTCATGAtgctaaccccagccccagtccttATCCAACTCATGATGCTAGCACCACAACAGAGCTAGAGGAGATGGAGGACGATATATTCAGACCAAACTTTGTCGCCAGCCCTAGTCGTGTACCGGATCCCAGTCCCAGCCATAGTCCCATCTCAGAGTTTGAAGAAGAAGACCTGTTACCTCTTAGCCTTGATCCAAGCTTTAGTACCACCTCCAGACCTAGCCAAAGTTTGGGGAGCAGCCATACACCTAGTTCTAACCTAACCAGTATGACAGACTTGGAGGAAGGCGGGGCTGCAAAGATGAACACAGAGCTGGCCTTCACCTCAACCACCAGTTCTACCGCACCTACAACAGTCAGGATGAATTCAGACATCGAAGGGTCAGGGTCGGGATTCCTGCCTCAGAGTAGCACCACAGTAGCAGCCCCTGCTGGTGAGGAGGACCAAACGTACAACTCCCGAGTCGATAAGCCACTCATTGAAACAAAGACAATAATTCAAGGCAGCAATAGGCTTGCTCTACCAAGGGAGGAACCGGCAGTGGATACCTCTACAGGTACAGTACTGTTTATCCAGGAGAAGTGTACTAATATTCTGTCCCTTCAAAGTTCTTGTGTTCAGGTCTATATACCTGCTGTAATGAGAACAGA containing:
- the LOC124033074 gene encoding cell surface glycoprotein 1-like, producing MPISDLRMWTLLLGVIFGLLAPVQSDPVPVSTEPPALAAGDFLGETFKVFKKLVVGPPDATNGTSSSDETVDLDHLVTPDPVTSDPEDQLPTFDPEEGSTDETEGSTTEGSMKHPTSGQDDEGELFDANLKPSFNLRPSPTPRPSPTPRPSPSDRPDSPEEDEMILDTESPTAEFVPTAEFVPTVEFVPTAEFVPTAEFVPTAKIVPTAEFVPTVEFVPTAEFVPTAEFVPTAEFVPTAEFVPTAEFVPTAEFNPTAEFVPTVEFVPTAEFVPTAEFVPTAEFVPTAEFNPTTDFLIDLEDVNAILDANPSPSPYPTHDANPSPSPYPTHDANPSPSPYPTHDANPSPSPYPTHDANPRPSPYPTHDANPSPSPYPTHDANPSPSPYPTHDANPSPSPYPTHDASTTTELEEMEDDIFRPNFVASPSRVPDPSPSHSPISEFEEEDLLPLSLDPSFSTTSRPSQSLGSSHTPSSNLTSMTDLEEGGAAKMNTELAFTSTTSSTAPTTVRMNSDIEGSGSGFLPQSSTTVAAPAGEEDQTYNSRVDKPLIETKTIIQGSNRLALPREEPAVDTSTVLRDAAAVKPTPSRQHDSYTSGWLIIVAFVAGVAVLVVICVAIGTRDRWNAPAQASEKKVANASSGDEKVEREMERFLSKERPRENIHAGEYTVILLEDLPEKEPLD